Proteins from a genomic interval of Bradyrhizobium sp. CCGB01:
- a CDS encoding amidohydrolase yields the protein MTDIVDGHHHIWRQADLPWLTGPMQPRIFGPYEPIRRDYPIQEYLDDLKGTGVTRSVYVQTNWANDRFEDETAWVQTTADEHGWPHAIVAYANFTADDVRPQLDRLKRYPLVRGVRMQLHWHENPLYRFAAKPDLCLDPMVRRNIAHLADYGWSFDLQVFTPQMPDAAQLAESCPKVTFILQHAGMLEDLSPAGRAAWRAGMARLAACPNVVSKLSGLGTFIHRNDPAHVAAVVADTVAVFGAERCLFGSNFPIEKLWTSYRELVDAFRAAAAPLSTGQQDAIFRNTAARVYRL from the coding sequence GTGACCGACATTGTCGACGGGCATCATCATATCTGGCGGCAGGCCGACCTGCCCTGGCTGACCGGCCCCATGCAGCCCCGCATCTTCGGACCCTACGAGCCGATCAGGCGCGACTATCCGATCCAGGAATATCTCGACGACCTCAAGGGCACCGGCGTCACCCGCTCCGTCTATGTCCAGACCAACTGGGCCAACGACCGCTTCGAGGACGAGACGGCCTGGGTGCAGACGACGGCCGATGAACACGGCTGGCCCCACGCCATCGTCGCCTATGCCAATTTCACGGCCGACGACGTGCGCCCCCAACTCGATCGCCTGAAGCGCTATCCGCTCGTGCGCGGCGTGCGTATGCAGCTGCACTGGCACGAGAACCCGCTCTACCGCTTCGCGGCAAAGCCCGACCTCTGCCTCGATCCCATGGTCCGCCGCAACATCGCGCATCTCGCCGACTACGGCTGGAGCTTCGATCTCCAGGTCTTCACACCGCAGATGCCGGATGCCGCGCAGCTCGCCGAATCCTGCCCCAAGGTGACCTTCATCCTGCAGCATGCGGGCATGCTCGAAGATCTCTCGCCGGCGGGACGCGCGGCCTGGCGCGCCGGAATGGCCCGGCTCGCCGCCTGCCCGAATGTGGTCTCAAAGCTCTCCGGGCTCGGCACCTTCATCCATCGCAACGATCCCGCGCATGTCGCCGCTGTGGTCGCCGACACCGTCGCGGTCTTCGGCGCCGAACGCTGCCTGTTCGGCTCCAACTTTCCGATCGAGAAATTGTGGACCAGTTATCGCGAGCTCGTCGACGCGTTTCGCGCGGCGGCTGCGCCGCTAAGCACCGGGCAACAGGACGCGATCTTCCGGAACACCGCGGCGCGCGTCTATCGGCTCTGA
- a CDS encoding VWA domain-containing protein — MTAEPQLPRAARVFVSFVALMRANNFAVAPEQTTAFLSAIELLGPRDLRDIRQAALATLAPPPERRATFDRLFDLHFRGSEAIEHADDGEDDETVRLQEEGRGDEEPLLSDDANESGLTATRTEALVERRFARLSTTDALRRLAREAPRRLPRRRGHRRMRARRGPFADLRRTLRDSVRSDGEILRLGHLKRRQRPRKFLLLIDVSGSMKSRTEDNMKLAHALVQAAPNVEVFTFGTRLTRVTRPLRLKRREQALNAAAHLVSDWDGGTRIGDALQAFLAVPRFGGYARGAAVVVVSDGLERGEPDALRDAVAKLSRRAWRVSWLTPLATGPGFRPQTEALVAIERFVDDLVDGGSSASIVAHVLALGRRRVA; from the coding sequence ATGACCGCTGAGCCGCAACTCCCGCGCGCTGCCCGCGTGTTCGTCTCCTTCGTCGCGCTGATGCGCGCCAACAACTTTGCGGTCGCACCGGAGCAGACCACCGCATTTCTCTCGGCGATCGAGTTGCTCGGCCCGCGCGACCTCCGGGATATCAGGCAGGCGGCACTGGCGACCCTCGCCCCGCCGCCCGAGCGCCGTGCAACCTTCGACCGGCTGTTCGATCTCCATTTCCGCGGCAGCGAAGCCATCGAACATGCCGATGACGGCGAGGACGACGAGACTGTCCGGCTGCAGGAGGAAGGCCGTGGCGACGAGGAGCCGCTACTCTCGGACGACGCCAACGAATCCGGCCTCACCGCGACGCGCACCGAAGCGCTGGTCGAGCGCCGCTTCGCCCGACTCTCCACCACCGACGCGCTGCGCCGCCTGGCGCGCGAGGCCCCCCGGCGCCTGCCGCGGCGGCGCGGCCACCGGCGCATGCGCGCCCGCCGCGGGCCATTTGCCGACCTTCGCCGGACCTTGCGCGACAGCGTGCGGAGCGACGGCGAGATCTTGCGCCTCGGACATCTGAAGCGCCGCCAGCGCCCGCGAAAGTTCCTGCTGCTGATCGACGTCTCCGGCTCGATGAAGAGCCGTACCGAGGACAACATGAAGCTCGCACATGCGCTGGTCCAGGCCGCGCCCAATGTCGAGGTCTTCACCTTCGGCACGCGGCTGACTCGCGTCACCCGCCCATTGCGGCTCAAGCGTCGCGAGCAAGCGCTGAACGCGGCGGCACACCTCGTCAGCGATTGGGACGGCGGCACCCGCATCGGAGACGCGCTGCAGGCCTTCCTCGCGGTCCCTCGATTTGGCGGCTATGCGCGAGGAGCAGCCGTGGTGGTCGTCTCGGACGGGCTGGAGCGCGGCGAACCCGACGCGCTGCGCGACGCCGTGGCAAAACTGTCGCGACGAGCCTGGCGCGTGAGCTGGCTGACGCCGCTCGCGACGGGGCCGGGTTTCCGCCCGCAGACCGAAGCGCTCGTCGCCATCGAGCGCTTCGTCGATGATCTCGTCGACGGCGGATCGAGCGCGTCGATCGTCGCGCATGTGCTGGCACTGGGACGAAGGAGAGTTGCGTGA
- a CDS encoding MoxR family ATPase produces the protein MAVRGNIVGIDSPEALEKALRAAYYLADEGLATAAYLGLALGKPLLLEGAPGVGKTEAAKAIAAVLGRRLIRLQCYEGIDASAALYEWNYPRQMLAIRQAGDESIDIYGETFLIERPMLATLRAPDSSVLLIDEIDRADQEFEAFLLEFLSDFQISIPERGTVRAAERPVVVLTSNRTRDLHEALRRRCVYHWIDYPTEEREARIVMLRASSVAEATARAVVAAVGKLRREPLSKAPGIAEAVDWAEAATLLNKGGARWPDAFKRSIGVALKDEEDLHFISPRLDAMLAEATA, from the coding sequence ATGGCAGTTCGCGGCAACATCGTCGGCATCGACAGCCCCGAGGCACTGGAGAAGGCGCTGCGGGCAGCCTATTACCTCGCCGACGAAGGGCTCGCGACCGCGGCCTATCTCGGCCTTGCCCTCGGCAAGCCGCTCCTGCTCGAAGGCGCCCCCGGCGTCGGCAAGACCGAGGCCGCGAAAGCCATCGCCGCCGTCCTCGGCCGCCGCCTCATCCGCCTGCAATGCTACGAGGGCATCGACGCGTCGGCCGCGCTGTACGAGTGGAACTATCCACGCCAGATGCTCGCAATCCGCCAGGCCGGCGACGAGAGCATCGACATCTATGGCGAGACGTTCCTGATCGAGCGGCCGATGCTGGCGACGCTCCGCGCGCCCGACTCCAGCGTGCTGCTGATCGATGAAATAGATCGCGCCGACCAGGAGTTCGAGGCATTCCTGCTCGAATTCCTCTCGGACTTCCAGATCTCGATCCCCGAGCGTGGCACCGTCCGCGCCGCCGAGCGGCCGGTGGTCGTGCTCACCTCGAACCGGACGCGCGACCTGCACGAAGCCTTGCGCCGCCGCTGTGTCTATCACTGGATCGACTATCCCACGGAAGAACGGGAGGCGCGTATCGTGATGCTGCGGGCCTCCAGCGTCGCCGAGGCGACCGCGCGGGCGGTCGTCGCGGCCGTCGGCAAGCTCAGGCGCGAACCACTGAGCAAGGCGCCAGGTATCGCCGAAGCCGTCGACTGGGCCGAGGCCGCGACGCTCCTCAACAAGGGCGGCGCGCGCTGGCCTGATGCGTTCAAGCGCTCGATCGGCGTGGCGCTGAAGGACGAGGAGGACCTGCACTTCATCTCGCCCCGGCTCGACGCGATGCTTGCGGAGGCGACCGCATGA
- a CDS encoding xanthine dehydrogenase family protein molybdopterin-binding subunit, with the protein MTRHRGRGMASINYPIGMNLGGDPSQALVHSNPSGKFTVALSSIDLGQGMKSVTRQICAETLGVPVEDVYVDTADSDTGPHCMGSFASRGTHRVGNAVMAAAREARGVMMEAAAEELEVNAADLETDGRGNIHVKGAPHRSISTKDVAIAAQFKQGKTISGRGIFLVPLSNVDPETGEMSPATCYAHACLVAEVEVDDETGEVAMVRMDSAYELGRALNPRLVEQQLVGGAWMGVSHALYETTEPHYPDPVHGPRDFVEYLMPGPGDICPHDIAVLERPAPDGPFGAKGPGEMCANPVLPAVANAIFNAVGVRIDDLPITPEKVLRAIRTQGGARPQARR; encoded by the coding sequence ATGACCCGGCATCGCGGACGCGGCATGGCGTCGATCAACTATCCCATCGGCATGAATCTCGGCGGCGATCCCAGCCAGGCGCTGGTCCATTCCAACCCGAGCGGCAAGTTCACGGTGGCGCTGTCGTCGATCGATCTCGGCCAGGGCATGAAGTCGGTGACGCGGCAGATCTGCGCAGAGACGCTGGGCGTTCCCGTCGAGGACGTCTATGTCGACACCGCAGATTCCGACACCGGCCCGCATTGCATGGGCTCATTCGCCTCGCGCGGCACCCACCGCGTCGGTAACGCCGTCATGGCCGCGGCCCGCGAGGCACGCGGCGTGATGATGGAGGCTGCCGCCGAGGAGCTCGAGGTCAACGCCGCCGATCTCGAAACCGACGGACGCGGCAACATCCACGTCAAGGGTGCGCCACATCGATCGATCTCGACCAAGGACGTCGCCATCGCTGCCCAGTTCAAGCAGGGCAAGACCATCTCCGGCCGCGGCATATTCCTCGTTCCTCTGTCCAACGTCGATCCCGAAACCGGCGAGATGTCGCCGGCGACCTGCTATGCCCATGCCTGTCTCGTGGCGGAGGTCGAGGTCGACGACGAGACCGGTGAAGTCGCAATGGTCCGCATGGACTCCGCCTATGAGCTCGGCCGCGCGCTCAATCCGCGCCTGGTGGAGCAGCAGCTCGTGGGCGGTGCCTGGATGGGCGTGAGCCACGCGCTCTACGAGACGACGGAGCCTCACTATCCCGACCCTGTTCACGGCCCCCGCGACTTCGTCGAATATCTGATGCCCGGCCCGGGCGACATTTGCCCGCACGATATCGCCGTGCTGGAGCGCCCCGCGCCAGATGGCCCGTTCGGCGCCAAAGGACCGGGCGAAATGTGCGCAAATCCCGTGCTGCCCGCTGTCGCGAATGCGATTTTCAACGCCGTCGGCGTTCGCATCGACGATCTGCCGATTACGCCGGAAAAGGTGCTGCGCGCGATCAGGACCCAGGGCGGCGCGCGGCCACAGGCGCGACGCTGA
- a CDS encoding xanthine dehydrogenase family protein molybdopterin-binding subunit — MLELRKDIFADERDDNLKEIGKGTQRQDMLGHVTGTSSYFNDHKLQGMLHLKVVRSTQAHARLRHIDTTEAERSAGVRRIIRGADVPVNLNTLLSLINFGKDDEPSLAVDKVRYKGEPIVAIVADSEREAFEAIAKVRIDYEPLPTVFDVEDALKPGAPVVNETYPKNTFTYHDVYDHQKLRFGDADAALATADHVLEQRYQMSPIEHAPTETNGAIAAPDTNGRYVVYTSTQALFFSVDTCAKILDVPSNTFHFIGGTVGGGFGGKVDTLTEPLAILGAMLTGRPVRYVFGREEEMQYGPPRGAERIYIKDGVMRDGRIVARKIRAYFDSGAYTRLSSYAAVKCAAHLPGPYTIPNVYGDVYCVFTNRTPATAMRGFGVTAMDFAIECQMDKLANLVGMDPMEFRILNAYRDGDMKAHRREAKNTALIECVQVAAEKAKWPIRDEFKRASSRKDGGGNRAVIPSTPTDVRARPAAPAQQRTTYDRLPPSVTREPPREPPPPAPPPPPRPAAPSHGATRFSSVFGTRRR; from the coding sequence ATGCTGGAACTGCGCAAGGACATTTTCGCCGACGAGCGCGACGACAACCTCAAGGAAATCGGCAAGGGTACGCAGCGCCAGGACATGCTCGGCCATGTCACGGGCACGTCGAGCTATTTCAACGACCACAAGCTGCAGGGCATGCTGCATCTGAAGGTAGTCCGCTCGACGCAGGCACATGCGCGGCTGCGCCATATCGACACGACGGAAGCCGAACGCTCGGCTGGCGTACGTCGGATCATCCGTGGCGCCGACGTGCCGGTCAATCTCAACACGCTTCTCAGCCTGATCAATTTCGGCAAGGACGACGAGCCTTCGCTGGCGGTCGACAAGGTCCGCTACAAGGGCGAACCGATCGTTGCCATCGTCGCCGACAGCGAGCGCGAGGCTTTTGAGGCCATCGCAAAGGTGCGAATCGACTACGAGCCGCTGCCGACCGTGTTCGACGTCGAGGACGCCCTGAAACCCGGTGCGCCCGTGGTCAACGAGACCTACCCCAAGAACACGTTCACTTATCACGACGTCTACGACCATCAGAAACTGCGCTTCGGCGATGCCGACGCGGCGCTGGCGACCGCCGATCACGTGCTGGAGCAGCGTTACCAGATGTCGCCGATCGAGCACGCGCCGACCGAGACCAATGGCGCGATTGCCGCGCCCGACACCAACGGCCGCTACGTCGTCTATACCTCGACGCAGGCGCTGTTCTTCTCGGTCGACACCTGCGCCAAGATCCTGGACGTGCCGTCCAACACTTTCCACTTCATCGGAGGCACGGTCGGCGGCGGCTTTGGCGGCAAGGTGGATACGCTGACCGAGCCGCTCGCGATTCTGGGCGCGATGCTGACCGGACGCCCCGTCCGCTACGTGTTCGGGCGCGAGGAGGAGATGCAGTACGGCCCGCCGCGCGGCGCCGAGCGCATCTACATCAAGGACGGCGTGATGCGCGACGGCCGCATCGTCGCGCGCAAGATCCGCGCCTATTTCGACAGCGGCGCCTATACGCGGCTGTCCAGCTATGCCGCCGTGAAATGCGCCGCGCATCTGCCCGGGCCCTACACGATCCCCAATGTCTATGGCGACGTCTATTGCGTCTTCACCAACCGGACGCCGGCCACCGCGATGCGCGGCTTCGGCGTCACAGCGATGGATTTCGCGATCGAGTGCCAGATGGACAAGCTGGCAAACCTCGTCGGCATGGATCCGATGGAGTTCCGCATCCTCAATGCCTATCGCGACGGCGACATGAAGGCGCATCGGCGCGAAGCCAAGAACACCGCGCTGATCGAATGTGTCCAGGTCGCCGCCGAAAAGGCGAAATGGCCGATCCGTGACGAGTTCAAACGCGCCTCCTCGCGCAAGGACGGCGGCGGCAACCGGGCTGTCATTCCATCGACACCGACGGATGTCCGCGCACGCCCCGCCGCGCCGGCACAGCAGCGCACGACCTATGACCGGCTCCCTCCGTCGGTCACCCGCGAACCACCGCGCGAGCCGCCGCCGCCTGCGCCGCCGCCTCCACCGCGGCCGGCCGCGCCCTCGCATGGCGCGACCCGCTTCTCTTCCGTGTTCGGCACCAGGAGGCGCTGA
- a CDS encoding (2Fe-2S)-binding protein: MSKIPLQFRHNGRDVAIFVDGGTNLLVALRELIGDMTPKFGCGQGSCGTCSVLIDGELHLSCLTLAETVAGRSVETLDGLKQGPNLHPLQRAFADNFAAQCGYCTPGMLMAAKALLDRNPQPSRADVVEAISGNICRCTGYEPIIDAILAAAGGRVSA; this comes from the coding sequence ATGTCCAAGATTCCCCTGCAGTTTCGTCACAACGGCCGCGACGTCGCGATCTTCGTCGACGGCGGCACCAACCTGCTGGTCGCTCTGCGCGAACTGATCGGCGACATGACGCCGAAATTCGGCTGCGGCCAGGGCAGCTGCGGCACCTGCAGTGTGCTGATCGACGGCGAGTTGCACCTGTCGTGCCTGACGCTGGCGGAGACCGTTGCGGGCCGATCGGTCGAGACGCTCGACGGCCTGAAGCAGGGACCGAACCTGCACCCGCTCCAGCGCGCCTTCGCCGACAACTTTGCCGCCCAGTGCGGCTACTGCACGCCGGGGATGCTGATGGCGGCAAAGGCCCTGCTCGACCGCAATCCGCAACCCAGCCGCGCCGATGTCGTCGAGGCAATCTCCGGCAATATCTGCCGCTGCACCGGCTACGAGCCCATCATCGATGCCATCCTCGCCGCCGCCGGCGGCCGGGTCAGCGCCTAG
- a CDS encoding xanthine dehydrogenase family protein subunit M, whose translation MAVTVKTFASASEAAGVLSSDRSARYLGGGTLVMRALNEGDVSISTVVRARDQALTRIDASGPRVTLGAGVTFARILAERDIAFLHAPARSIGGPAVRNMGTVGGNLFAPSPYGDFTVALLALDATVAVQGGFGARDIPIEEFLQARERQAGTLVLSVSCTRPASTEAFRYRKIARIKPKGGSVITLAAHLPTSGGRIAGARIALGSMAPTQIRARAAERALEGRSLDSATIAAAASAASEGTSPSDNALGSAWYRREIVGVHLRRLLSGQE comes from the coding sequence ATGGCCGTCACAGTGAAGACTTTTGCGAGCGCCAGTGAGGCCGCCGGGGTGTTGTCCTCGGACCGCAGCGCGCGCTATCTCGGCGGAGGCACGCTGGTGATGCGTGCGCTGAACGAGGGCGATGTCTCGATCTCGACCGTTGTTCGCGCGCGGGACCAGGCCCTGACGCGGATCGATGCATCCGGTCCGCGCGTTACGCTCGGAGCCGGCGTGACCTTCGCGCGCATCCTCGCCGAACGCGACATCGCCTTCCTGCACGCCCCTGCCCGCTCGATCGGAGGCCCCGCTGTGCGCAACATGGGGACAGTCGGCGGTAATCTCTTTGCGCCAAGCCCATACGGCGATTTCACCGTCGCCTTGCTCGCCCTCGATGCCACTGTCGCCGTGCAAGGCGGCTTCGGCGCGCGGGACATCCCGATCGAGGAATTCTTGCAGGCACGCGAGCGGCAGGCCGGGACCCTGGTGCTGTCGGTGTCCTGCACCCGGCCGGCCAGCACCGAGGCTTTCCGCTATCGCAAGATCGCACGGATCAAGCCGAAGGGCGGCTCGGTGATCACGCTCGCGGCACACTTGCCAACCAGCGGCGGCCGGATCGCAGGCGCGCGCATCGCACTCGGCTCGATGGCTCCAACGCAGATCCGCGCCCGCGCCGCCGAGCGCGCGCTCGAGGGCCGCTCGCTGGATAGCGCGACCATCGCGGCTGCCGCATCCGCGGCGTCCGAAGGAACATCGCCCTCCGACAACGCACTCGGCAGCGCCTGGTACCGCCGCGAGATCGTCGGCGTCCACCTGCGCCGTCTGCTGTCGGGACAGGAATAG
- a CDS encoding SRPBCC family protein: protein MPHIVKSTILDAPTDAAWSMLRDFNGHDHWHPAVATSSIERAHSSDKIGCVRRFKLKDGSELREQLLALSDLEQSFSYCLLDTPIPMFNYVAHVRLLPVTDGDRTFWHWESRFTTRPEDRERITHMVAEDVYQAGFDAIRRHLKEAA, encoded by the coding sequence ATGCCGCATATCGTCAAAAGCACGATCCTGGACGCCCCGACGGATGCGGCGTGGTCGATGCTGCGTGATTTCAACGGACACGACCACTGGCATCCCGCGGTTGCAACTTCATCGATCGAGCGTGCCCATTCCTCGGACAAGATCGGCTGTGTCAGGAGGTTCAAGCTAAAGGACGGCTCCGAGCTGCGCGAGCAGCTACTGGCGCTGTCCGACCTCGAACAGAGTTTCAGCTATTGCCTGCTCGATACCCCGATCCCGATGTTCAACTACGTCGCTCATGTCCGCCTGCTGCCGGTGACGGATGGCGACCGCACCTTCTGGCACTGGGAGTCGCGCTTCACGACCAGGCCCGAGGATCGGGAGCGCATCACCCACATGGTGGCCGAAGACGTTTATCAGGCCGGGTTCGACGCAATCCGCCGGCACCTGAAGGAGGCCGCCTAG
- a CDS encoding SRPBCC family protein, translating to MARVYVSTVVNARNDRVWARVRDFNGLPNWHPAIAESRIEGGEPSDKIGCVRDFRLRNGDRIREKLLGLSDYDMFCTYSILDSPMGVENYVATLRLTPVTDGDQTFMEWTAEFDCAPEREAELVGNIGGGVFQGGFDALKRQFGG from the coding sequence ATGGCCCGCGTCTATGTCTCGACCGTCGTCAATGCGCGCAACGATCGCGTCTGGGCGCGGGTGCGCGACTTCAATGGCCTGCCGAACTGGCACCCCGCAATCGCGGAGAGCCGCATCGAAGGCGGCGAGCCCTCGGACAAGATCGGCTGTGTCAGGGATTTTCGCCTGCGCAACGGCGATCGCATCCGGGAGAAGCTGCTCGGGCTCTCCGACTACGACATGTTCTGCACCTATTCGATCCTGGACTCCCCTATGGGCGTCGAGAATTATGTCGCGACCCTGCGTCTGACGCCGGTCACCGACGGCGACCAGACCTTCATGGAATGGACCGCCGAGTTCGACTGCGCACCCGAACGGGAAGCAGAGCTCGTCGGCAATATCGGCGGCGGCGTCTTCCAGGGCGGCTTTGATGCCCTCAAGCGCCAGTTCGGAGGGTGA
- a CDS encoding flotillin family protein — translation MSGTLVGELILWLIIAVVVIVIAVYIVNWLYHRSSKETSFVRTGLLGERVVINGGAFVLPFIHDYTPVNMNVQPMGIVRSRQDAVITRDRMRVDIEADFYVRVQATREAVSIAAATLGRRTMEPEQLHALLAGKFISAIRSVASEMTLEQMHEQRGEYVARVKANAAEALAQNGLELESVAITDLDQTDLEFFNPSNRFDAEGLTRLMEDIEAKRKLRNDIEQDSMIKIRSRNLEAERQALEIERESETARLEQERDIEMRRALQRTEVARERALRETEAEQAQISARETIEKARIANDQSIAEARIASERETRQREIERTRTIEEKELLAREEIEKTRIANQRSIDTSRIASEREVRQREIDRMRTVEEAEIAAREAIEKARIQQDRVVTDARIANEEETRRREIERTRAVDEAEIAAREATEKARIAQTLIVNVERIASDERTRALEIQQVRAIQEAEIEAQRAVEAARIARERTLAAERIAAEQNTRQLEIERNQTLDVAGIAAREATEATRIAQEERVRSLEIARNRAVEEADIASREAIEAARIAQEKAVAAERIQAERDTRSLEIERTGVLEAAELKRRDAIERQRITVDLALEAERINSSKKREVLNIEQKKVIEMADEDRVIAISAKRSERIDADRQVKQAEIVARKDVETTDVSREQALEAARIERRRSIEQLEVARVQSLQEAEISAREEVERARIASDRGLDEARIGRERELRKLEVNREKEVETVLMEKAIAIHLKSLEESAARASAEEARIQATEASERVITARENEIAKRRKSVEIMLAEKQAEETRIAAEAERVRAAVEAEAQRLLNEAENVLTDQARYSLFRRKLLDRIEGIVRESVKPMEKIEGIRILQVDGLNGNGHGGNGGRSATDEVIDSALRYRVQAPLIDSILSDIGVEGGSLAKMPGLIREARDMQGIKESARKGGGGGGGEKPTASPSPSTEGEPPSERGPRKKS, via the coding sequence ATGTCAGGGACACTGGTCGGTGAATTGATCCTCTGGCTGATCATCGCCGTGGTGGTGATCGTAATCGCCGTCTACATCGTGAACTGGCTCTATCATCGCTCGTCCAAGGAGACCTCATTCGTCCGGACCGGCCTGCTTGGCGAGCGCGTCGTGATCAACGGCGGCGCGTTCGTGCTGCCCTTCATCCACGACTACACGCCCGTCAACATGAACGTGCAGCCGATGGGGATCGTGCGCTCCCGGCAAGACGCCGTGATCACCCGGGACCGCATGCGCGTCGACATTGAGGCCGACTTCTATGTCCGCGTTCAGGCGACCCGCGAAGCCGTATCCATCGCGGCCGCCACGCTCGGCCGCCGCACCATGGAGCCCGAGCAGCTCCACGCCCTCCTCGCCGGCAAATTCATCTCCGCGATCCGTTCGGTCGCCTCCGAGATGACCCTGGAGCAGATGCACGAGCAACGCGGCGAGTATGTGGCCCGAGTCAAGGCGAACGCAGCAGAGGCCCTCGCCCAGAACGGACTCGAACTGGAGTCGGTCGCGATCACAGATCTCGACCAGACCGATCTCGAATTCTTCAACCCCTCGAACCGCTTCGATGCCGAAGGTCTGACACGCCTGATGGAGGACATCGAGGCCAAGCGCAAGCTGCGCAACGACATCGAGCAGGATTCGATGATCAAGATCCGCTCTCGCAATCTGGAGGCCGAGCGACAGGCGCTCGAGATCGAGCGCGAAAGCGAGACGGCGCGCCTCGAGCAGGAGCGTGACATCGAGATGCGCCGAGCCCTGCAACGGACCGAGGTCGCGCGTGAACGGGCCCTGCGCGAGACCGAAGCCGAGCAGGCGCAGATTTCCGCGCGCGAGACCATCGAGAAGGCTCGCATCGCCAACGACCAGTCGATCGCGGAAGCCCGCATCGCCTCGGAGCGTGAGACCCGCCAGCGGGAGATCGAGCGCACGCGCACCATCGAAGAGAAGGAATTGCTCGCGCGCGAAGAGATCGAGAAGACCCGGATCGCCAACCAGCGCTCGATCGACACCAGCCGCATCGCCTCCGAGCGCGAGGTGCGCCAGCGCGAAATTGACCGGATGCGCACCGTCGAGGAAGCCGAGATCGCCGCCCGCGAGGCGATCGAGAAAGCGCGTATCCAGCAGGACCGGGTGGTGACCGACGCCCGTATCGCCAACGAAGAAGAGACAAGGCGCCGCGAGATCGAGCGGACCCGTGCCGTGGACGAAGCCGAGATCGCCGCCCGCGAGGCGACCGAAAAGGCCCGCATCGCCCAGACCCTGATCGTCAATGTCGAGCGCATCGCGTCGGACGAGCGCACCCGCGCGCTCGAGATCCAGCAGGTGCGCGCGATCCAGGAAGCCGAGATCGAGGCCCAGCGCGCGGTCGAGGCTGCGCGCATCGCTCGCGAGCGGACGCTTGCCGCAGAGCGCATCGCCGCCGAGCAGAATACGCGGCAATTGGAAATCGAGCGCAACCAGACGCTCGATGTCGCGGGGATCGCGGCACGCGAAGCGACGGAAGCCACCCGTATTGCCCAGGAGGAGCGCGTTCGCTCGCTCGAAATCGCCCGCAACCGCGCCGTCGAGGAAGCCGACATCGCCTCGCGGGAAGCGATCGAGGCCGCGCGGATCGCGCAGGAGAAGGCGGTCGCTGCCGAGCGCATCCAGGCCGAGCGGGACACGCGATCGCTCGAAATCGAGCGGACCGGCGTCCTGGAGGCGGCCGAGCTGAAACGGCGCGACGCCATCGAGCGCCAGCGTATCACCGTCGATCTCGCGCTCGAGGCCGAGCGCATCAACTCTTCCAAGAAGCGAGAGGTCCTCAACATCGAACAGAAGAAAGTGATCGAGATGGCGGACGAGGACCGCGTGATCGCGATCTCCGCCAAGCGCTCCGAACGCATCGACGCCGACCGCCAGGTCAAACAGGCCGAGATCGTCGCACGCAAGGACGTCGAGACCACCGACGTCTCGCGCGAGCAGGCGCTGGAGGCGGCACGGATCGAACGCCGCCGCTCGATCGAGCAGCTCGAGGTCGCCCGCGTCCAGTCGCTTCAGGAAGCCGAGATTTCCGCACGCGAAGAGGTCGAGCGCGCCCGCATTGCCTCCGATCGAGGGCTCGATGAAGCCCGCATCGGCCGCGAGCGCGAGCTACGCAAGCTCGAAGTCAACCGCGAGAAGGAGGTGGAGACCGTCCTGATGGAGAAGGCGATCGCGATCCACCTGAAGTCGCTGGAGGAATCCGCAGCGAGGGCCTCGGCCGAGGAAGCGCGGATACAGGCGACGGAGGCCTCCGAACGCGTCATCACCGCACGTGAAAACGAGATCGCCAAGCGCCGCAAAAGCGTGGAAATCATGCTGGCCGAGAAGCAGGCCGAGGAAACTCGCATCGCTGCCGAAGCCGAGCGCGTACGCGCGGCCGTCGAAGCCGAGGCGCAGCGGCTGCTCAACGAGGCCGAGAACGTGCTGACCGACCAGGCCCGCTACTCGCTGTTCCGCCGAAAGCTGCTGGACCGGATCGAGGGAATCGTGCGCGAGAGCGTCAAGCCAATGGAGAAAATCGAGGGTATTCGCATCCTCCAGGTCGACGGCCTCAACGGCAACGGCCATGGCGGCAACGGCGGCCGCAGCGCCACCGACGAGGTGATCGATTCGGCACTGCGCTACCGGGTCCAGGCACCGCTGATCGACTCCATCCTCTCCGACATTGGCGTCGAAGGCGGCAGCCTCGCCAAGATGCCGGGCCTGATCCGCGAGGCGCGCGACATGCAGGGCATCAAGGAGTCCGCCCGGAAGGGCGGCGGTGGAGGCGGCGGCGAGAAGCCCACGGCCTCTCCCTCGCCTTCCACCGAGGGCGAGCCGCCCTCCGAGCGTGGTCCCCGGAAGAAGAGCTGA